Proteins encoded by one window of Streptomyces uncialis:
- a CDS encoding WhiB family transcriptional regulator has translation MRRTPETPLRYITTIDATRPALRGIADHSWHARALCRGLAPQRADELFFPRPRNHKAIAQAKSICGGCPVKRDCFNHALDNCIKEGVWGGLTEAERRAWQAKISKRLDYARVRAAFFGRDVHLSAAEREAVTRHAHVRGWTPERLAYTLQLDLDYARDLMREAAHAVEDRDRYWDLYGTTEDQGEDEADATVVTPDDEQPCDEESTPPVSSPVPGHIHTQALIAALGKAA, from the coding sequence ATGAGGCGTACTCCGGAGACCCCCTTGCGCTACATCACCACCATCGACGCCACCCGCCCCGCGCTTCGCGGGATCGCCGACCACAGCTGGCACGCCCGCGCCCTCTGCCGCGGCCTGGCCCCCCAGCGGGCGGACGAGCTGTTCTTCCCACGGCCGCGCAATCACAAGGCCATCGCCCAGGCCAAGTCGATCTGCGGCGGCTGCCCCGTCAAGCGCGACTGCTTCAACCACGCCCTCGACAACTGCATCAAAGAGGGCGTCTGGGGCGGCCTGACCGAAGCCGAACGCCGGGCCTGGCAAGCGAAGATCAGCAAAAGGCTCGACTACGCGCGGGTACGGGCCGCGTTCTTCGGCCGGGACGTCCACCTGTCCGCCGCGGAGCGGGAGGCCGTCACCCGTCACGCCCACGTCCGCGGCTGGACCCCCGAGCGCCTCGCCTACACCCTCCAGCTCGACCTCGACTACGCCCGCGACCTCATGCGCGAGGCCGCCCACGCCGTCGAGGACCGCGACCGGTACTGGGACCTCTACGGCACCACCGAGGACCAGGGCGAGGACGAGGCGGACGCCACGGTCGTCACACCCGACGACGAGCAGCCCTGCGACGAGGAGAGCACCCCGCCAGTGTCCTCGCCGGTCCCCGGACACATCCACACCCAGGCACTGATCGCCGCGCTCGGAAAGGCCGCATGA
- a CDS encoding ATP-binding protein produces MTRTLSRSADPQPAIGERLRARLDARLAARGIDAGTPLPPSAPEPNPALEAAQKRIPYDYRTASAAHPDVTAWVRTIAGSATAPYADSLQPHYGTAGRRVVARGPSLLLWGPTGTGKTHEAFGAIRSLTDAGCAVPWQATTAADLYGEMRSRGVADPEVLLRRIMRVPVLLLDDLGAAKNSEWTEEVTFRLLNWRAQNRFPTLITSNLPPVRTQGIPPGQPVLRDRVGDRVLSRLSGMCTAVELTGPDRRFQAH; encoded by the coding sequence GTGACCCGCACCCTGAGCCGGTCGGCCGACCCGCAGCCCGCGATCGGGGAGCGGCTCCGTGCCCGCCTCGACGCCCGGCTCGCCGCTCGCGGCATAGACGCCGGCACCCCGCTGCCGCCAAGCGCCCCCGAACCGAACCCGGCGCTGGAAGCCGCGCAGAAGCGGATCCCGTACGACTACCGGACCGCCTCCGCCGCCCACCCGGACGTCACCGCCTGGGTGCGGACCATCGCCGGGTCGGCGACCGCCCCGTACGCGGACTCCCTCCAGCCGCACTACGGCACGGCCGGGCGGCGGGTGGTCGCCCGCGGACCGTCGCTGCTGCTCTGGGGCCCGACCGGAACCGGCAAGACGCACGAGGCCTTCGGGGCGATCCGCTCGCTGACCGACGCCGGGTGCGCGGTGCCCTGGCAGGCCACCACCGCCGCCGACCTCTACGGCGAGATGCGCTCCCGCGGCGTCGCGGACCCCGAGGTCCTGCTCCGCCGCATCATGCGGGTCCCGGTCCTTCTCCTGGACGACCTCGGCGCGGCAAAGAACTCGGAGTGGACCGAGGAGGTCACGTTCCGGCTGCTGAACTGGCGGGCGCAGAATCGTTTCCCCACGCTGATCACCAGCAACCTGCCCCCGGTCCGCACCCAGGGCATCCCGCCTGGGCAGCCGGTGCTGCGCGACCGGGTCGGCGACCGGGTACTGTCCCGCCTGTCCGGCATGTGCACCGCCGTGGAACTCACCGGCCCGGACCGCCGCTTCCAGGCCCACTGA